CCCACTGTCGCTGAGGCCAGTTTTGGATTCTCCATCACTGTTGCACTCTGTCCTCTGCGGCAGCGGCGCACGTTTACGCGCGTCCCCCAGTGTCACCTCCATCGCGGACATGTTTAAGTCCAGCAGGCTCTGCAGGTGCTTGATATAGTCAATGGCCGCCCGCAGGGTCTCCACCTTGCTGAGCCGTTTGTCTTCAAGCTCCTGCGGCAGATGCTCTCTGAGCCGCGCGTAGCCTTCGTTTACGCAGCGCACTCGATGGCGCTCCCTTTCGTTCCTTTTCCGGATGAACGCAGGCTCGAAGGAGTATTCGCACACGCCGAGGGGTCCGTGAAGGGGGAAATAGGAGAACCGTCTGTAGGGTAGGGTCTGGCCGTGCACAGGGTCGAGGTATGCAGCGTCCAGGTGGAAGGGCAGTCCCAGTCGGAGCGCATCTTTGTAGTGTGCTCCACTGTTATCCATGGAGAAGCCGTGGAGGGCCAGTGAGGGGACATATGAAATGTGCTCCATTAACGCCTTTCTATGAAACAAAAAGGACACGATCTTGTAAACACGAGTTAAATCTATGCAATTAATCTGGCATCATTTATGATCTATAATCGATGCAACTCACCTTGGCACGGTCTCCGCGCGATCATCTCTTGTTTGGAGCAACAGTTTCCTCAAAAATCTCGCCACTGCGCGATCAAATATCGAGATTATGTGATCAGTTGTAAGTTGACCCTTCTTGTTCGGGACTTTGTCAGTCTGTGTGACAGCTTGTTTGAAGGGATTTTTGAGGTTGTAAGCGCGGTGGGTGTGATCCGGGGCGGAGATGCAGCCGTAGCGTTCACATCAAGATAACACTGTTTACAAAACGTTTTCTTCCTTCCGTCGACACATTATTAATACTGAGCCAAACTTTCAGGATAACTGACTGTATTGAGcctaataaataatttattccGTTTATATATCCAGTGGCGGACTCAGGCAGTCTGAGGGCAggggcaaaaaaaataaaataaataaaaactaagaAAGGCACGAGCACACAGGAAGTTGTGAAACAGTTCCAAACCCTgcttaagattttttttctttattacatGACTTAGATGTAAAGGTTTTATTGATAACATCTTATGCaaatttatgtattttaaaacaacaatagaCCCACAGAGCTTTAAGTTAGGAAGGTGTGGAATAAAAGTAGTGctttttcatacaaaatatttatttatgtaataaCTTTACGACAGGCCAGTACCAGAGATCAGGGGAAAAGCTGCAATGGCAATAGCATCCAAAAACAAGTGCATGTTCACCTGCTGCAATAGCGTGACCCAGAGCCCACAGAGCTATAATGTTCTACCTGCAGTTCAGAGCGTAGTGCATCACAGAAAGACTAAAAGGTTAGggcattttgtgtttgtatacATCATCACAGTGAGGCATGTTGTTAGGATTTTAAAAGTCATGTAGGCTTATCATGATGATAATCTTAGGTATGATCAAAGTAATGGCCCATCGACCTCCACAGCACTCAAGCCCTCGACTTTGCAGTGTTTCAGGTTCAGTTTCACCACATCGGTAGGTATTAGACAGCTAGAATGCTGTTTATATCAGAAGCATATCTCAATGTCCAAGCCCTGAATGtacaccggtgtagtctgttagtcttgctggtgttgatgtaCAGGTGGTCAACAAAGTTCATGACAACTTTCCTGTATTCCAAATCTGTTCCCCTGTGATAAACATCTAAAGATGGCCGTATGGTCCaagaacttctggaggtggcagctgtctgtgttgtgtctgaagtccgatgtgtagagggtgaagaggaaaagagagcacagtacccCGCCTAAATTTGTTCATAGTATTTTGTTTATTGAAACaatgacttttttaaaaaatgaggcAAGTGTTTTAATTTAACACCTTTATGTTTCTtaactgaaaaaatatttttttttcaataaaacagtGTCCAACAGGGTTTGCATTGCAAAACAACAAGGTATAATtcaccctgaaaaaaaaacaaacacatttgacatGCTTCAGGAATCTTCAGTGCATCTTGAAAGACATGCTTATTAGAACATTTCATTATAAAGAATAGTGTTTTTCCCTGAAACGTCTGTTTCTGTATCATAActtacaaacagcagagcatctTGACACTAAAAAGTGTGACATTTCGctcctccttcttttcatgCCCACACTCACATCCGTGACCCATTAAAAATGGTTCCACGATCAGTTGAGAACCTCTggtttaacattaaaaaaggcTGATCTAActtcccctccttcttttctcctttccttccttccttcgtCCTTCCCTCCTTGACCCAAAGACAGCACAAGGGTTAATGCAGTGGAACAAGCTGAAATACAAATGACATCtttaaaacaggagaaaaagaagaacatagACAGAAAGCCCCATGAACAACTGTGGTCTTTTCTCAAACATGTGCACTCAACTATAAGTTTATTTCCCAGAGACAGAATTTTTGGGGACAGCTTCAGGACATTAAGCTCTAGAAGAAGCTTTTGAAACACGTGAAAAGTGTACTTCATTTTTGGTGGCTAATTCAAGTTCATGGCATAAATGATGCCCATCAGCAGGAGACAGGCCTTTCCAACACTTCCACAGTTGTCAAGTACCTCAGTCCCCTCAACGACAATCGACACTTCAGCGTTGGATGCACCTTCATATTCTTCACATGTGAGGAAGACACAGATCCTCAGGCCTGGTCCTCTTGAGCTGCCTCTCTGCTGATATCCTGTAAAATGTATGTGAATCCATGTTCAGGTGCATAGTACGGCTTAGAACAACGATAGTCCACAGCAGACAACTACAGTCCACAACAGGCAGTACAATGGCCCAAAGAAACAGCCCAACCAGTAGGGGTCAACTTGATCCTCAGGATCAATTTGAATCCTATCAGGTTGCAAACCACTCACTTAATAATAGTGATGTGATTCACCCTGGGAAGGAAACAAATGAATGGAATGATTCCAGAGTTTTTGCGCATCCATAAACTCAAAATGAGCAAACTCTCCTTCGGTCTGCTTCCAGGGGGCAGGGAGAGGGAGTTCAGAGCTGAACACATGAGGACCAATGAGACCATCACAGAGCATAAGTCTCAGATCTCCTTCCTCTAATCAAAGATGGAGCAGACAGAGGACGCCAAAGACCAAAGCACTGAGATCTTCAGGATGAAGCCGGAGAACCAGAAGAGTGCCGTGCTGCAGAGTGAAGTGCAGATGAAATGAGGGGGCAGGTCCTTGGGTTGGCCTTCAAGTTCAAGCTGCTGGGCGGCGGTCTGCAACAGAATCGTCCTTTCTGAACCATCGTTTAAGACAGTGTATGACTCCAAGGTTCGGTCTCCATTGCAGAGTATAACTTTGCTGATCTTCAGCATTATGTTCTGTCCTCCAGGTGGTCCATCAAAGTATAGGGCCTCCTCTGCTGTACTCAGAAGACAGGAGTCTGGACGTGGAGCTCTATTATGGCTCTTGTCTGCATTCTCAGGAGCCCTACTATTAGTGTCGTGGAGGACGAGCAAGTGCCGGTTgttgcagctcctgcagagcaTCTTCAGATTGCACTCCAACAAACAACAATTTTGGAAacaacatttcaggaaataaaacatttcagaaaacaagacaacatgtgaaaaaactaaacacatttcagaaaatcaaacatttgagaagacaaaacaacaatttgggaaacaaaacaacatttcagaaaaaccagcatttcacaaaagacatTGACCAGAGCTGGACCCGATGGTCCCTCCATGCCAGGTTTTCCCTCAACTCTGGCTCCACATGGATGAAGGGTGTGGCCGTCTGAATTTGCAGGTATTGCCAGAATTCACTCCTATCTGTcaaaccaggcatgtccaaactgttCCGCAAGgagccgtgtggctgcaggtttttgttccaaccaatgAAGAAGTCACCtcattatcagctgaagactaagatcagtccagcctggtgtgctcctccttggttggaatgaaaacctgcagccgcacggccctttatggaatagtttgtACATGCCTGTGCCAAACCAAAATGGGTGCACAAAACTCATTAATTTGgggaacaaaacaacatttcaggaaacacaatcacatttcaggaaataaaacatttctgaaagcaagacaacatgttaaaaaacaaaaaacatttcagaaaaccaaacatttcagaagacaaaacaacatttcGGAAAGAAACAACATTTCATACAACACGTTAACCAGAGCTGGACCCGATGGTCCCTCCATGTCAGGGTTTCCCTCAAGTCTGGCTCCACATGGGTGAAAGGTGTGGCCTGAATTTGCAGGTATTGCCAAAATTCACTCCTGTCTGTTAAACCAAAATGGGGGCACTGAACTCATCCGCCAACTGTGTCCATTCAGGTTGATTATCATTTCAAGTATCCCAATGTTTAGCTTAAACATGTCACAGGAAAATTCATACAATTTAACATTTGATAGTGCTCACCTCATAAATTCCTATATTTGTAtagtttgtcttcatttttccCAATCCACAGAAACACGCTGATTAATTGGTTAAACTGTTCCCTGGTAGAATATTGAGTGGAACCATCATTGAAATATAATTAAACTGAGGCTACTACCATTTTAATTGTGGTTCTCTTTCCCCATAAACTTAGATGAATACATTTCCATTTATCTGAATTTGTTTTGATCTTTTGCAGTAAGGATAACATATTCATTTGCATTACACTAGTGAGATTTGAGCTTAGTTTAACCCCAAACTATAACATTCCTgtatgcctctctctctctctctctctagcttCAACATGTGGGACACACAGGCAGctccaaagaaaaaagaaaggtgCAACATGCAACCAAATGATTGACTTGTGTGCTGCAAACAAACTATAGAAAAAAGTACGTTTTCTCAGAATTCAACCATGTTTCAAGGTTCAACATAGGCCCCGGTGAAAGAAGCTGCCAGGGCATGCATTGACGCACAGGTTGGCCTTGAGGAGTAAAAACGAAAACTGCTGGCATCCTGCCACCATCAGCATTCAACTAAAGCAAGAACAGCCACATATTCTGCTTCCGTATTCCAATTAAAACACACGATCCATATTTCACGTCATTAATGATAAGATGAAGAAGAAATCTCATGACCCACACAAGCCTTATTATCAACTGCAAGGCGAGAAAAAAACGTGCGATCCTCAATGAGTCTGTACACTTAAAAGTTGTGAAGGTTAATGCTTTATGCTAATTTCTAAAACCTAACGCTAACTCTGACTTGAGCACCGCGCTCCTGCCTGTTCCTCTCAGACTAAATGAAAATCCAGCAGTTTCACTTGTCAGTGAAACGAAGCActtccaccatcatcatcatcaccatgacAGCTCGTGCACACCACTGATTTCTACTTTGGAAAAgaatacattattatttttggcattattattaatagtattattattattaaatcagGCCTACAGGCCTTCAAGGCTGCaactaaaacttttttttttttcatatgatCATCGGTTTGACACGGTTTAGATCCAGGCTCTAATTAGTAAAATAATATAGGCttattaatcatttttaatcctaaaataataatgatgatagtAACAATAATAAAGATTTCGTTTTGTTTTAGGTTTACAATCTTGAATCCTAATTATAGGTGAGACGATGAGTCAATAAATGATCTGTTATTGGATCTATCAGCATCTATTCCAGTCCCGTTTGTAgcctatttattattattattactgtagtaatagtagcagtaATTTTAGGCCAAGAATTATTAGTATCCAAGTTCTGCTAATGTTGACATGCTGTAagtgcacagagaaaacactaAAACGCGTTTTcataattttgtgtttattttctgattCCGATTGTATGCATTTTTTCTTGATACAATTTATCCAATTACACATTTATTTCGTTTTTACTTTGGTCATTGtttgattcattgatttctgcATTTATCTCGGAATTTATGTATCTACGCTTAAATAAAAGGATGTCCTGCGCGCTTTTATCTTCATACATTTCCGTCTGTCTGATCATCTGGAAAAGGCAGCTTTTATTGATTGTCGGCTGAGGCGcacagtcacttttttttctttatgcagCGCTGATTTTGATACACGACAAAATAAACGATGACTGCAAATccattttgagtgaaatgcgTGTATTCCTGCAATCAGCAGCAGGAATATGCGCGCAGTTTCtgataagattagataagagCAGTCGACATATAATTTTATACACAGCGCGAgtattcattcattgtttcaATCATCCTATTTAAACGACACGACAACAGCTGAACTACTGAGCTTTTACTTTAAGCAAATATACAAACTTCATTTCCTGGCAGGATTACTACAGGGAGCTCTCAGTGCTTTAGTGTAGTTTGGTGCCGTTGTTGTGCATATAGTGTATGTGACTAAGTAAATGCATACTTTTTAAACAACTAATACTATAAATATATCgccaacagacagacaatagGCCTAAATCTCTCAATTAATTCTTCATTATAACATAGCGAAGTTGTCTGTAATTCCATATTTCTTcgtgtatgtctgtgtttctgtgtctgaatGTTAGTTGAGTGTTTATAGTTTAGAAATATTATAGAAGACTATATATAGAAGATGAAGTTGATtgaacaaaatgagaaaaaaacataattacaaATCCATCTCCaacttcagcaccatggagagcaCCATGAATttgtaaacacacagcacagttgGTCTTCTGATGATGGATTGATAGATGGATActagaggatggagaggggagaTGGCAGGTTAACATGGGGGAAGCATGTTGATCCTTTTGCTAACAACGGGGAT
This region of Chelmon rostratus isolate fCheRos1 chromosome 22, fCheRos1.pri, whole genome shotgun sequence genomic DNA includes:
- the LOC121625990 gene encoding achaete-scute homolog 4 → MEHISYVPSLALHGFSMDNSGAHYKDALRLGLPFHLDAAYLDPVHGQTLPYRRFSYFPLHGPLGVCEYSFEPAFIRKRNERERHRVRCVNEGYARLREHLPQELEDKRLSKVETLRAAIDYIKHLQSLLDLNMSAMEVTLGDARKRAPLPQRTECNSDGESKTGLSDSGETVY